One Vibrio tapetis subsp. tapetis DNA segment encodes these proteins:
- a CDS encoding methyl-accepting chemotaxis protein, with translation MSVYQRLITSSTPEKELALDHFHHGLLKGEFKPETLEGFVFKEFTDAGEQVIKQMHLVGLKHNQGLMGDVRSASHQIEEQFSAASDALQSGVASYESRLSTIQWSVTGAIILVISLVLFQIVTSINSMMNKLLTTIQTISKTNNIAMRTDVTGKSELAELGRYFNDLLASIEELVSGSQLKSKALFSSTESMHGQLQGVIEQFDVQGEHTTTMATAVQEMVSTIAEISESTAIAAEGVQQAANHASSGREVVSNTVDNINDLSNTLANSQVSIGSLNQHVSQIGGAVEMIQGIAEQTNLLALNAAIEAARAGEQGRGFAVVADEVRALASRTHESTQEITTVVNAIQNQMSTVVDDIETCNRQGEETKAFSQTLDQNFSQIITDMDNIQSNSERIASAIEEQGIVMNQVAESITELQMISDDNMVSAKQCFEEVDSVQVQAQDMEQAVAQFKTNV, from the coding sequence ATGTCGGTCTATCAACGCTTGATCACCTCTTCGACCCCAGAAAAAGAATTAGCACTGGATCATTTCCATCACGGTTTACTGAAAGGTGAGTTCAAGCCTGAAACCCTAGAAGGGTTCGTGTTTAAAGAATTCACCGATGCTGGCGAGCAAGTCATCAAACAAATGCATCTCGTTGGGCTTAAACATAATCAAGGTCTAATGGGTGATGTGCGTTCAGCGTCGCACCAAATTGAAGAGCAGTTTTCCGCCGCATCTGACGCATTACAATCTGGCGTTGCAAGCTATGAAAGCCGTCTATCTACCATACAATGGTCAGTGACTGGCGCTATTATCTTAGTCATTTCATTGGTGCTGTTCCAAATAGTTACCTCCATTAACTCAATGATGAATAAGCTCCTTACGACGATTCAAACCATCTCTAAAACCAATAACATCGCAATGCGCACTGATGTTACCGGAAAAAGTGAGCTTGCTGAGTTAGGCCGCTATTTCAATGATCTATTGGCAAGCATTGAAGAATTAGTTTCAGGTTCGCAGTTAAAGTCTAAGGCACTCTTTAGTAGTACTGAGAGCATGCACGGACAATTACAAGGTGTTATCGAGCAATTCGACGTACAAGGTGAACACACCACAACAATGGCAACTGCGGTACAAGAAATGGTGTCGACCATTGCCGAAATTTCCGAAAGCACAGCAATTGCAGCCGAAGGGGTTCAACAAGCAGCGAACCATGCAAGCAGTGGGCGCGAAGTGGTAAGTAACACCGTAGATAACATTAATGATCTATCAAACACGCTTGCAAACAGCCAAGTTTCTATCGGCTCACTAAATCAACATGTGTCGCAAATCGGCGGCGCTGTTGAGATGATTCAAGGCATTGCAGAACAAACAAACTTACTGGCACTTAACGCAGCCATTGAAGCCGCTCGTGCGGGTGAGCAAGGTCGCGGTTTTGCCGTAGTGGCGGATGAGGTTCGCGCACTTGCCAGCCGTACTCATGAGTCAACTCAAGAAATTACGACGGTTGTAAACGCAATACAAAACCAGATGTCGACCGTTGTTGATGATATTGAAACCTGTAACCGTCAAGGTGAAGAAACCAAAGCGTTCTCTCAAACCCTTGACCAAAACTTCTCACAAATCATTACCGATATGGACAACATCCAAAGTAATTCAGAACGCATCGCGTCGGCAATTGAAGAGCAAGGCATTGTAATGAACCAGGTAGCCGAGTCGATCACTGAGCTTCAAATGATTTCAGATGACAACATGGTATCAGCCAAACAATGTTTTGAAGAAGTCGACAGTGTTCAAGTTCAAGCGCAAGATATGGAACAAGCCGTAGCGCAATTCAAAACCAATGTTTAA
- a CDS encoding transposase, with protein MPNFKTDYSNQNMFVPIIIDEQLIPGTIEYAISHIVDNHLDLSPFDAHYHNDKNGAAAYPPSIMLKVIFYAYSLGMLTSRRIERACINNVTFMCLSGDERPHFTTIAAFIAQMKDTIEPLFTQVLMICDEQGLIGRNMFAIDGCKISSNASKEWSGTHEELRRKKEKLQRASQRIIERHQSQDSLPNEVIEQDLRQKQKLDSSADKIGSFLASTKDKLGSSKKPVKSNITDNDSAKMTTSKGTIQGYNGIAITDDKHQIILHSQVWGSVGEQQTLKPAVLALKEQLEKLPNSSKRTTKFTADSGFHSKTNLKFLSETPYDCYIADTGFRSRNPLFQNSETYQTEQAKKRKKRSKTGKTCYSISMFEFNQDDMTCRCPAGNMMRLSSKNAVIRGERGAQFCGYLNDCRQCVHQPLCMRKPPGKQVGRQVFFIYKNTKDFDHMQAMKDKIDSPEGRRQYSKRLGCVEPVFGNITVNKQMNRFTLRGQEKVNAQWAMFSMLHNMEKLRNCII; from the coding sequence ATGCCCAACTTCAAAACCGATTACTCGAACCAAAACATGTTCGTCCCTATCATCATCGATGAACAACTCATCCCCGGAACTATTGAGTATGCGATTTCCCACATTGTCGATAACCACCTCGACCTCTCGCCCTTTGATGCGCACTACCACAACGACAAAAACGGGGCGGCGGCTTATCCACCCTCCATCATGCTTAAGGTTATTTTTTACGCCTATTCCCTCGGCATGTTAACTAGCCGACGCATAGAAAGAGCCTGCATCAACAATGTCACTTTCATGTGCTTATCGGGCGACGAGCGACCACACTTCACCACTATCGCGGCTTTCATCGCACAAATGAAGGACACCATCGAACCACTGTTCACTCAGGTTCTCATGATATGCGATGAACAAGGCCTAATAGGCCGTAACATGTTTGCTATTGATGGCTGTAAAATTTCATCCAATGCCAGTAAGGAATGGAGTGGCACACACGAAGAGCTTCGCCGTAAAAAAGAAAAACTACAGCGGGCGAGCCAGCGAATTATCGAGCGTCATCAAAGCCAAGATTCGCTCCCAAATGAAGTTATCGAACAAGACCTAAGACAAAAACAAAAGCTTGATAGCAGCGCCGATAAAATAGGTTCATTTCTGGCGAGCACTAAAGACAAATTGGGCAGCAGTAAAAAACCCGTAAAAAGCAACATCACGGACAATGACAGCGCTAAAATGACCACCTCAAAAGGTACGATTCAAGGTTATAACGGCATCGCCATCACGGATGACAAGCACCAAATTATTTTACACAGCCAAGTGTGGGGAAGCGTTGGTGAACAGCAAACATTAAAGCCTGCAGTGCTCGCTTTGAAAGAACAATTAGAGAAGCTACCCAACAGCTCAAAGCGCACCACCAAGTTCACCGCAGACAGCGGATTTCATAGTAAAACCAACCTCAAGTTCCTGTCTGAGACTCCTTATGATTGTTACATAGCAGACACTGGATTTCGCAGCCGTAATCCGCTGTTTCAAAACAGTGAAACCTATCAGACCGAGCAAGCGAAAAAACGAAAGAAACGCTCGAAAACAGGTAAAACCTGTTACTCCATTTCTATGTTCGAGTTCAACCAAGACGACATGACTTGCCGATGCCCTGCAGGAAATATGATGCGGCTGAGCAGCAAGAACGCCGTCATCCGTGGAGAGCGTGGTGCTCAGTTTTGTGGATACCTAAACGACTGCAGACAATGCGTTCATCAACCGCTGTGCATGAGAAAACCGCCTGGCAAGCAAGTCGGTCGACAAGTCTTCTTCATCTACAAAAACACCAAAGACTTTGACCACATGCAAGCCATGAAAGACAAGATTGATAGCCCAGAAGGAAGGCGGCAATACAGTAAACGGCTTGGGTGTGTTGAACCTGTTTTTGGCAACATCACCGTCAACAAACAGATGAATCGATTTACGCTAAGAGGACAAGAGAAAGTGAACGCCCAATGGGCGATGTTCAGCATGCTTCACAACATGGAAAAGCTACGGAATTGCATCATCTAG
- the moeB gene encoding molybdopterin-synthase adenylyltransferase MoeB, which translates to MELLSDKEMLRYNRQIILKQFDFDGQEALKQSSVLILGAGGLGCAASPYLVSAGVGCVTLIDDDVVEVSNLQRQVLHNDDTVGIKKVDSAAQALSKLNPYSSIKTIAKRLNDDELLPLIKSHSVVLDCSDNVETRNQLNRLCFATKTPLVSGAAIRMEGQISVYTYQHDSPCYQCLSALFGQQALTCVEAGVMAPLVGIVGATQAMEAIKVISKMGTPLSGKLLMLDAMSMSWREMKLAKNTGCPVCGSA; encoded by the coding sequence TTGGAACTGTTATCCGATAAAGAAATGTTGCGCTATAACCGTCAAATCATTTTGAAACAATTTGATTTTGACGGGCAAGAGGCCTTAAAACAAAGCTCCGTTCTGATCTTAGGTGCCGGAGGGCTGGGTTGTGCTGCAAGCCCATATTTAGTGAGTGCAGGTGTAGGCTGCGTTACCCTTATTGATGATGATGTGGTCGAAGTATCCAATCTACAGCGTCAGGTTTTGCATAACGACGATACGGTAGGAATTAAAAAAGTGGACTCTGCCGCGCAGGCATTATCTAAGCTTAATCCTTATTCCTCTATAAAGACGATAGCAAAGCGACTCAACGATGACGAATTACTGCCGCTGATAAAATCCCATTCCGTAGTATTAGATTGCAGCGACAATGTCGAGACGCGTAATCAGCTAAACCGATTGTGCTTCGCGACCAAAACCCCCTTGGTTTCCGGTGCTGCGATCCGTATGGAAGGCCAGATCAGCGTTTATACCTATCAACACGACTCGCCATGCTATCAGTGCTTAAGCGCTTTGTTTGGTCAGCAAGCGTTGACCTGCGTGGAAGCCGGTGTGATGGCACCGTTAGTCGGTATCGTTGGTGCGACACAAGCGATGGAGGCCATCAAAGTTATCTCCAAAATGGGAACGCCTTTGTCTGGCAAATTACTGATGTTAGATGCCATGAGTATGTCTTGGCGAGAAATGAAATTGGCAAAGAACACTGGCTGCCCTGTTTGCGGTTCGGCCTAG
- a CDS encoding FKBP-type peptidyl-prolyl cis-trans isomerase, translating to MSKYLIPAIIFVLAGFFIYRTWTNHKAADVNFAQGQEFLAENAKKEGIIVTESGLQYQVLQDGTGTEHPALNSKVTVHYHGTLIDGTVFDSSVDRGEPIAFGLKQVIKGWQEGVQLMVVGQKVRLFVPSTLGYGKSGSGPIPPATVLIFDIELLAID from the coding sequence GTGTCTAAGTATCTAATTCCAGCGATTATTTTTGTTCTGGCTGGTTTTTTTATCTACCGCACCTGGACCAACCACAAAGCAGCAGACGTTAATTTTGCACAAGGTCAGGAGTTTTTAGCTGAGAATGCTAAAAAAGAAGGCATAATCGTGACTGAGTCAGGGCTTCAGTATCAAGTTCTTCAAGACGGGACTGGGACTGAACACCCAGCACTGAACAGCAAAGTAACGGTTCATTATCACGGTACTCTCATTGACGGCACGGTTTTCGATAGTTCAGTCGATCGCGGTGAACCCATTGCATTTGGCCTTAAGCAAGTAATTAAAGGCTGGCAAGAAGGCGTTCAGCTGATGGTCGTCGGGCAAAAAGTTCGCTTATTCGTACCGAGCACACTGGGTTATGGAAAAAGTGGCTCTGGCCCTATTCCACCGGCGACTGTGTTAATTTTTGATATTGAATTACTCGCTATCGATTAA
- a CDS encoding winged helix-turn-helix domain-containing protein, with protein MIKEMNITKQRFKLNKRYHYDSDDMTLASVELNNENSIILNKNENALMIHLLSNYPNIVYRQDMLKYIWRERHVGENSLNVVVSQLRTKLKQVDPELKNCLVTAQGEGYRWRGDVENISQQDGFLPTAGEKISNSQKIPLSSFPIASHYSMMFLSICLVIAILLYR; from the coding sequence ATGATTAAAGAAATGAACATAACTAAGCAAAGATTTAAGCTAAACAAGCGTTACCACTACGACTCCGATGATATGACCCTGGCCAGTGTTGAGCTAAATAATGAAAACAGCATCATTTTGAACAAAAATGAAAATGCTTTGATGATCCACCTATTATCAAATTACCCTAATATCGTATATCGCCAAGATATGCTTAAGTACATTTGGCGAGAGCGCCACGTTGGTGAAAACAGTCTAAACGTGGTTGTATCTCAACTAAGGACTAAACTTAAGCAAGTAGACCCAGAACTCAAAAACTGCTTAGTCACTGCTCAAGGAGAGGGATATCGTTGGCGGGGCGATGTGGAAAACATCAGTCAACAAGATGGCTTTTTGCCTACCGCTGGAGAAAAGATTTCGAACTCTCAAAAGATCCCTTTAAGCAGTTTTCCTATAGCGAGCCATTATTCGATGATGTTTCTTTCTATATGTTTAGTTATTGCTATCTTGTTGTATCGCTGA
- a CDS encoding EAL domain-containing protein, which yields MIRKFDHITFSDTYGWVISYKGEWFYSVYQSIHRPTGQTYGYEALLRQVTPASNKTHTSAFTNLSSQERDTLELCSLLIHLRNFPRYSRCKLFVNASPKTLVTIAENQDILDFFCEMMEANCLRTEQVCIEVTEQEFCGDLSKACDVCRDFGFEIAIDDYGDGGSTVERARQVKPSVLKVSGNLLTKYMQSERDELISAIKVAQELKSIVIVEGVDSLDKLLAMKKHNVDLLQGFYLGYPRDLITQRELQHSAY from the coding sequence ATGATCAGGAAATTTGATCACATCACGTTTAGCGACACATATGGTTGGGTGATTAGTTATAAAGGTGAGTGGTTTTATAGCGTCTATCAGAGTATCCATCGACCAACAGGGCAGACATATGGCTATGAGGCGCTGCTGCGTCAAGTTACCCCCGCGAGTAATAAAACGCATACAAGTGCGTTTACCAATCTATCATCTCAGGAAAGGGATACGCTGGAGTTGTGTTCGTTGCTTATACACCTAAGAAACTTCCCTCGTTATTCTCGTTGTAAGCTATTTGTAAATGCTTCCCCAAAGACGCTGGTAACCATTGCAGAAAACCAAGATATTTTGGATTTTTTTTGCGAGATGATGGAGGCCAATTGCCTTAGAACAGAGCAAGTATGTATTGAAGTGACGGAACAGGAGTTTTGTGGCGATTTATCGAAAGCTTGCGATGTATGTCGAGATTTTGGGTTTGAAATCGCGATTGACGATTATGGCGATGGTGGATCGACAGTAGAAAGAGCAAGGCAGGTTAAGCCTTCTGTTCTTAAAGTTTCAGGGAATTTGCTGACCAAATACATGCAATCAGAACGTGATGAACTCATATCGGCAATTAAGGTGGCGCAAGAACTTAAAAGTATTGTCATTGTAGAAGGCGTTGATTCGTTAGATAAGCTGTTAGCGATGAAAAAACACAACGTTGACTTATTACAGGGCTTCTACTTGGGTTACCCACGAGATCTTATTACACAACGTGAACTTCAACATAGCGCGTACTGA
- the folE gene encoding GTP cyclohydrolase I FolE, with product MSGLSESAKLVKSALAQNGIETPLRPNNIGRDEKKEKIEHHMREILNLLELDLSDDSLEETPRRIAKMYVDEVFSGLDYANFPKITVIENKMSCSEMVRVKDITVTSTCEHHLVTIDGRAAVAYIPRSKIIGLSKINRIVRFFAQRPQVQERMTQQVLVALQTLLETDDVAITMDAVHYCVKSRGVMDATSVTTTTALGGIFKSNPATRHEFLHGIR from the coding sequence ATGTCGGGTTTAAGCGAATCAGCCAAGTTAGTGAAGTCTGCACTGGCTCAAAATGGGATTGAAACTCCACTGCGCCCAAATAATATTGGTCGAGACGAGAAAAAAGAGAAAATCGAACATCACATGCGAGAGATCTTGAACTTGCTTGAGTTGGATCTGAGTGACGATAGTTTGGAAGAAACACCACGACGCATTGCCAAAATGTACGTTGACGAAGTATTTTCAGGTCTAGATTACGCGAACTTCCCTAAAATCACGGTAATCGAAAACAAAATGTCGTGTAGCGAGATGGTAAGGGTAAAAGACATTACCGTGACCAGTACTTGTGAGCACCACTTAGTGACAATCGACGGCCGTGCGGCTGTTGCTTATATTCCTCGCTCCAAAATAATCGGTTTGTCTAAGATTAACCGCATAGTTCGTTTCTTCGCTCAGCGACCTCAAGTTCAAGAACGAATGACACAACAAGTGTTGGTGGCATTGCAAACGTTATTAGAAACAGATGATGTTGCCATTACTATGGATGCTGTGCACTACTGTGTTAAGTCTCGTGGTGTTATGGATGCAACCAGTGTGACTACGACAACTGCGCTAGGGGGGATTTTTAAATCGAACCCAGCAACAAGGCATGAGTTTCTGCACGGAATACGCTGA
- a CDS encoding thiol:disulfide interchange protein DsbA/DsbL, with the protein MSKNKFSIFIALVSSFFLIACSENNQQPQKGKQYELLPSTLTQSIITPVTEVFSLTCGHCRTMESMVPQIEEGIKQPISKVHVTFNESAQIGALIYYAAQMQLDNTPDHKMMDELFEAVQSRDHVDTAAKQQAIEEIFNSRGLVSPYQFDGIQQKALFEELSVAESVTKQGQFNSVPTFIINGKYQLITSGHKDVNDIANTINYLLSQP; encoded by the coding sequence ATGTCTAAAAATAAATTTTCTATCTTTATTGCGTTAGTAAGCTCTTTCTTCCTAATAGCTTGCAGTGAAAATAATCAGCAACCACAAAAAGGCAAGCAGTATGAACTGCTACCTTCCACATTAACACAGTCGATCATCACCCCTGTTACTGAAGTCTTCTCTCTCACTTGTGGTCACTGCCGCACGATGGAAAGCATGGTTCCTCAAATCGAAGAAGGCATCAAGCAGCCGATCAGCAAGGTACACGTCACATTCAACGAAAGTGCCCAGATCGGCGCACTTATTTACTACGCAGCACAAATGCAGTTAGACAATACACCCGATCATAAAATGATGGATGAGCTGTTTGAAGCCGTGCAATCCCGAGATCACGTCGATACCGCTGCGAAACAGCAAGCTATTGAAGAAATCTTCAACTCTAGAGGGCTAGTAAGCCCATACCAATTTGACGGGATTCAACAAAAGGCCCTCTTTGAAGAACTTTCTGTCGCTGAAAGCGTCACTAAACAAGGCCAGTTCAATTCGGTACCCACATTTATCATTAACGGTAAGTATCAGCTCATCACCTCTGGGCATAAAGATGTCAATGACATAGCTAATACGATAAACTACCTCCTCTCTCAACCATAA
- a CDS encoding response regulator: MSSVKLVIVEDDDKLREMLAEYFQTQGFEVFTTGDGIAAPDLIEDVCPDLVLLDLMLPGKDGLTICRQIRTWFTGKVLILTASDDDFDHVAALETGTDDFVTKPIKPRVLLARIRMLLRRTSSSEITSANGQLQFGNLVLSQSNRSCVLSGEIVTLTDSEFDLLWLLAQSSGDILSRDALTKALRGIDYDGIDRSVDNRIVALRKKLEGNATDPKGIITVRGKGYLFVADAW; this comes from the coding sequence ATGTCTTCAGTTAAGCTTGTTATTGTCGAAGATGATGACAAATTGCGCGAAATGCTTGCGGAGTATTTTCAAACTCAAGGCTTTGAAGTCTTTACAACGGGTGACGGGATCGCGGCGCCAGATTTGATTGAAGACGTTTGCCCCGATCTTGTGTTATTGGATTTGATGCTGCCAGGTAAGGATGGGCTGACAATTTGCAGACAGATCAGGACATGGTTTACTGGTAAAGTCTTAATTTTGACGGCCAGTGATGATGATTTTGATCACGTGGCCGCACTAGAAACAGGCACCGACGACTTTGTAACCAAGCCGATTAAGCCAAGGGTATTGCTGGCACGAATTCGTATGCTATTAAGACGAACGTCCTCATCAGAGATAACCTCGGCGAATGGGCAACTGCAATTTGGCAACTTGGTGTTGAGCCAGTCGAATCGAAGCTGCGTTCTCTCAGGAGAAATTGTGACACTTACCGATAGTGAATTTGATTTGCTTTGGTTATTGGCGCAATCATCAGGAGATATATTGTCGCGTGACGCACTGACTAAAGCACTCAGAGGGATTGATTACGATGGTATCGATCGAAGCGTTGATAATCGAATTGTTGCGCTGAGGAAAAAGTTAGAAGGAAATGCAACCGATCCCAAAGGTATTATCACCGTACGTGGTAAAGGGTACTTGTTTGTAGCTGATGCTTGGTAG
- a CDS encoding ATP-binding protein, with translation MWRIYIESLIGLIVLFAATLMTYEVVVFQLNTDHEVVLEHYRAQAMRDLVNETSMVSGLDNALDIIKHFANTTHEVFEEQNLRDTPDYVQYYLAQNPGANTFADHDNVWWFKLDNSELIYSLYINSNSPLIQAVWFADDIVWVFFFVGFGLYCMGLIWFLSRRFRRLEEVTLRLTNGDFSARVSEKSGHRVGKLNRNFNHMADKISALITSNKALTNAVAHELRTPVFRIQWQAELLLERLNGVKNTYHQTSSKKEIDSNDIAETDAVLLNQKSIDSVESIIEDTEEMEALVNELLYYAKAERADNPLDCHEIVINEWFSQEIQKWQRGYQLHIEYTPLEFEGVIKADSNLVSRAVSNLTRNALRYANSQVIIKPTLFNQQLHIEVHDDGCGVPKEHWTMLFEPFYRADKSRDKKLGGHGLGLAIVKQIALRYQGSVAVTDSELGGACFTLILNLDVCDCTSEP, from the coding sequence ATGTGGCGAATTTACATAGAATCCCTTATTGGTTTGATCGTGCTTTTTGCTGCCACACTGATGACATACGAAGTGGTGGTCTTTCAGCTGAATACCGACCATGAAGTTGTATTGGAGCATTATCGAGCGCAAGCAATGCGCGATTTAGTCAATGAAACGTCAATGGTCTCAGGGCTTGATAATGCATTGGATATTATTAAACATTTTGCTAATACCACGCATGAAGTGTTTGAGGAGCAAAACCTAAGAGATACTCCTGACTACGTTCAATATTATCTCGCTCAAAACCCAGGAGCGAACACATTTGCAGATCACGATAACGTATGGTGGTTCAAATTAGATAACAGCGAACTGATTTACAGCCTTTATATCAATTCTAATTCACCCTTAATACAAGCGGTTTGGTTTGCCGATGATATTGTATGGGTGTTTTTCTTTGTTGGCTTTGGCCTTTATTGTATGGGATTGATTTGGTTTTTAAGTCGTCGTTTTCGTCGTTTGGAAGAGGTGACGTTGAGGCTTACAAATGGTGACTTTTCGGCTCGAGTGTCGGAAAAAAGTGGCCATCGTGTTGGCAAGCTCAACCGAAATTTTAACCATATGGCGGACAAAATATCCGCTTTGATTACCAGTAATAAGGCTCTAACAAACGCAGTTGCTCATGAGTTACGAACGCCCGTCTTTCGTATTCAATGGCAAGCTGAATTGTTGTTGGAACGGCTAAACGGCGTTAAGAATACATACCATCAAACCAGTAGCAAAAAAGAGATAGACAGTAACGACATAGCGGAAACGGATGCGGTTTTATTAAACCAAAAAAGTATCGATTCGGTTGAAAGTATTATTGAAGATACGGAAGAAATGGAAGCGTTAGTCAATGAGCTTCTTTATTACGCTAAAGCCGAGAGAGCGGATAATCCACTAGATTGCCATGAGATTGTTATCAACGAGTGGTTTTCACAAGAAATACAGAAATGGCAACGGGGGTATCAATTACACATTGAGTACACACCGCTTGAATTCGAAGGCGTGATTAAAGCCGATAGCAATTTGGTTTCGCGAGCGGTTTCTAATTTAACGCGCAACGCGCTTAGATACGCAAACAGCCAGGTGATAATTAAACCGACGTTATTTAATCAACAACTTCATATTGAAGTTCATGATGATGGTTGTGGTGTACCAAAAGAGCATTGGACTATGTTGTTCGAACCCTTCTATCGCGCTGATAAATCAAGAGATAAAAAGCTAGGTGGGCACGGCCTCGGCTTGGCGATTGTTAAACAGATTGCCTTGCGTTATCAGGGCTCTGTGGCAGTTACGGATAGTGAGTTAGGCGGCGCGTGCTTTACGTTGATACTTAATCTTGATGTTTGTGATTGCACCAGCGAACCGTAG
- the moeA gene encoding molybdopterin molybdotransferase MoeA: MGCCDAPGLMPIEEAMEKMLSTVKTISDTSEVPLMDACGSVLAKSIRSPIFVPPFDNSAMDGYAIRIEDLDTNKALPVKALPLVGKSFAGQPFEGKWPPGTCIRIMTGAKIPKGCDAVIMQENTVVTDAGIEIHQCDIKTNSNIRPCGDDIGEGDLVLEQGHRLTPRDIPMIASLGIAKVQVYRQVKIAFFSTGDELKSLGEPLLEGQIYDSNRYGIKELIEKFGCEAVDLGIIPDCPDLLRKAFEDAQSQADIVVTSGGVSVGEADYTKDILEEMGEIGFWKLAIKPGKPFAYGLLDKALFCGLPGNPVSAMLTMYVLVQPLVAKLSGHSQWKEPALIPAITRSRFKKSPGRTDYQRAIYTVENGQFVIESTGNQSSGAFRSMSLANCFAVLENERGNVEVGETVQLQLFNNTLY, from the coding sequence ATGGGTTGTTGCGATGCTCCAGGTTTAATGCCGATTGAAGAAGCAATGGAGAAAATGCTCTCTACGGTTAAAACCATTTCAGACACATCTGAAGTTCCATTAATGGACGCATGTGGCAGTGTACTTGCCAAGTCTATTCGCTCCCCTATTTTTGTGCCTCCTTTTGATAATTCAGCGATGGACGGGTATGCCATTCGCATCGAAGATTTAGATACGAATAAAGCTTTACCGGTAAAAGCTTTGCCATTAGTAGGTAAATCTTTTGCGGGCCAACCGTTTGAAGGAAAGTGGCCGCCGGGAACCTGTATTCGAATCATGACTGGCGCAAAGATCCCTAAAGGCTGTGACGCCGTCATCATGCAAGAGAACACAGTCGTTACCGACGCCGGGATTGAAATCCACCAGTGCGATATAAAAACTAACTCGAATATACGACCATGTGGTGATGATATTGGCGAAGGTGATCTTGTTCTGGAACAAGGCCACCGATTAACGCCTCGTGATATTCCAATGATTGCATCACTAGGCATCGCTAAGGTTCAAGTCTATCGCCAAGTGAAGATAGCCTTCTTTTCTACTGGCGACGAACTCAAATCTTTGGGTGAGCCTCTGCTTGAAGGGCAAATTTACGACAGCAACCGATACGGCATTAAAGAACTCATTGAAAAATTTGGCTGCGAGGCCGTTGATCTCGGTATTATTCCTGACTGCCCTGACCTACTCAGAAAGGCATTTGAAGACGCTCAAAGCCAAGCTGATATTGTTGTAACATCAGGTGGTGTCAGCGTTGGCGAAGCGGATTACACCAAAGACATTTTAGAAGAAATGGGCGAAATCGGATTCTGGAAGCTGGCCATTAAACCGGGTAAACCCTTTGCGTATGGCCTACTAGACAAAGCTTTGTTTTGTGGACTACCTGGCAACCCCGTTTCCGCCATGCTCACCATGTACGTATTGGTTCAGCCGTTAGTTGCAAAACTAAGCGGGCATAGCCAATGGAAGGAGCCAGCACTTATTCCTGCCATAACACGCTCTCGATTCAAAAAGTCACCAGGCCGCACCGATTACCAACGCGCAATCTATACGGTCGAAAACGGTCAATTTGTCATCGAAAGTACCGGCAATCAAAGCTCTGGCGCATTTCGTTCTATGAGCCTTGCTAATTGTTTTGCCGTGCTTGAAAACGAACGTGGTAATGTAGAAGTAGGCGAAACGGTTCAACTTCAGTTATTTAATAACACGCTTTACTAG